The Apis mellifera strain DH4 linkage group LG13, Amel_HAv3.1, whole genome shotgun sequence genome includes a region encoding these proteins:
- the LOC724899 gene encoding lysozyme — protein MKKSWLISLFLVVLIDDRVIGKILTECEIVQQLQQARISRSDISSWICLMQSESGLNTNLITGPKTASSYSYGIFQINSAKWCSRGHSGGICKKRCEDFANDDIRDDIACAKKIQSLEGFKAWDGWVKNCKKKPLPNIQKCSR, from the coding sequence ATGAAGAAATCGTGGCTGATATCGCTGTTCCTCGTCGTTCTGATCGACGACCGAGTGATAGGCAAAATTCTAACGGAATGCGAAATCGTGCAACAACTCCAACAAGCTAGAATCTCAAGGAGCGACATAAGCAGTTGGATCTGTTTGATGCAGAGCGAGAGCGGATTGAACACGAATTTGATAACTGGGCCGAAGACGGCCTCCAGCTACAGTTACGGGATCTTCCAAATTAACAGCGCCAAGTGGTGTTCCAGAGGACATAGCGGGGGCATTTGCAAAAAACGTTGCGAGGATTTCGCGAATGACGATATCAGAGACGATATCGCGTGCGCTAAGAAGATTCAAAGTTTGGAAGGGTTCAAGGCGTGGGATGGTTGGGTGAAGAATTGCAAGAAAAAGCCTTTGCCGAATATACAGAAATGCTCACGATGA
- the LOC113218576 gene encoding lysozyme-like: MIKLCLILPVVAILIDNHVEARILTQCEAVQELQKAQIPRTYISNWVCLMQSESGMNTRLVTGPKTASSYSFGIFQINSAKWCSRGHSGGICNKRCEDFADDDIRDDIECAKKIQAMEGFKAWDGWMKKCKNKPLPNIGNCKRRKRWLEILLELEQ; the protein is encoded by the coding sequence ATGATCAAACTGTGCTTAATTCTCCCGGTTGTGGCTATTTTGATCGACAACCACGTGGAGGCGAGGATTCTGACTCAATGCGAAGCCGTGCAAGAGCTTCAAAAAGCTCAAATCCCGAGAACCTACATCAGCAACTGGGTCTGCCTGATGCAGAGCGAGAGCGGAATGAACACACGGTTGGTCACTGGTCCAAAAACAGCCTCGAGCTACAGTTTCGGAATCTTCCAGATCAACAGCGCGAAATGGTGCTCCAGGGGGCACAGCGGAGGGATATGCAACAAACGTTGCGAGGATTTCGCGGACGACGATATAAGGGACGATATCGAATGCGCCAAGAAGATTCAGGCTATGGAGGGATTCAAAGCGTGGGACGGTTGGATGAAGAAATGCAAGAACAAGCCGTTGCCGAATATTGGAAACTGCAAACGACGAAAACGATGGttggaaatattattggaattggagcaataa
- the LOC724829 gene encoding immediate early response 3-interacting protein 1 encodes MAFTLWALFEVTVLCLNAVCILNEERFLAKVGWASWQNVQGFGETATAKSQILNLIKSIRTVARVPLIFLNIITIIVKLVLG; translated from the exons ATGGCGTTCACGTTGTGGGCACTTTTCGAGGTAACCGTGTTATGTTTGAATGCGGTCTGTATTTTGAACGAAGAGAGATTTCTTGCAAAag ttggCTGGGCATCGTGGCAAAATGTTCAAGGTTTTGGAGAAACTGCTACAGCTAAATCACAAATTTTGAATCTTATTAAATCGATACGAACGGTAGCACGag ttccattgatatttttaaatatcataacaaTAATTGTGAAACTGGTGCTCGGTTGA
- the LOC409962 gene encoding loricrin produces the protein RGREEERFATRLDRPNSAIPEGRGSRNRWTSEEDGARCIVRRRERETNTIERTEGWRGEGGEERIVSQLNYSHSRGPRLFFYVGASSIPLLLVEYKGPWSTLHRVTEQSGIAEADMNPLIACIIVGLAGFALAEPPSGYSYSRPSGGGGYSFGGGGGGGGGFSHGGGGGYTSVSTGYQTSEGASIDGALLEQIRQILLREEQNSGFGGGIGGGYAPSSSYGAPSSQYGVPSSSYGVPSYQTRVVGIDLDGIRQAIQVAQFNQVSHAPGGYPSGPSGSYGVPSRPSGSYGAPY, from the exons CGAGGCAGAGAAGAAGAGCGTTTCGCAACGCGTTTGGATCGTCCAAATTCGGCTATTCCCGAAGGCAGAGGGTCGAGGAATCGGTGGACGAGCGAGGAGGATGGGGCTAGGTGTATCGTTcgtcggagagagagagagacgaacaCAATTGAAAGGACAGAGGGGTGGcgcggagagggaggggaagagagaatCGTCTCACAGCTGAATTACTCTCACTCGAGAGGCCCCCGTCTCTTCTTCTACGTGGGGGCTTCAAGTATCCCCCTGCTTCTCGTGGAGTATAAAGGACCCTGGTCTACCTTGCACAGAGTCACAGAACAGAGCGGCATCGCAGAAGCCGACATGAATCCTCTGATCGCG tGTATAATAGTCGGTCTAGCAGGGTTCGCCCTCGCGGAACCACCGTCCGGCTACAGCTACAGCAGACCATCGGGGGGTGGTGGTTATTCCTTCggtggtggcggcggcggtggcggTGGTTTCTCGCACGGCGGGGGTGGTGGATACACCTCGGTGTCGACCGGCTATCAAACCAGCGAGGGAGCATCGATCGACGGCGCGTTGCTCGAGCAGATCCGTCAGATACTGCTGAGGGAAGAGCAGAACAGCGGATTCGGAGGTGGAATCGGCGGTGGTTACGCCCCTAGCTCGAGCTACGGCGCCCCATCCTCCCAATACGGTGTGCCAAGCTCGTCCTACGGTGTACCGAGTTACCAGACCCGCGTGGTAGGAATAGATCTCGATGGGATCAGGCAGGCCATCCAGGTGGCCCAGTTCAACCAAGTGAGCCATGCGCCTGGCGGATATCCAAGCGGCCCGAGCGGAAGCTACGGGGTACCGAGCAGACCAAGCGGTAGCTACGGTGCACCGTACTAA